The Apium graveolens cultivar Ventura chromosome 3, ASM990537v1, whole genome shotgun sequence sequence AAGGACCTAATCCATAGGGAGCCCCAAAGCCTCGCCTCGGCTTATGCGATGGCTTGAAAGTTCATCAAACATAATGACTTCCTCACCTCGATGAAGATGAATAGGCGGATCCGGGATGATCATGAGTCCCCGAAACACCGCCGCGCCTACGGGAAAGAAAAGAGACACAGGACAGACAGACAGACCAATTATGTGCAGCAATCCCGGGGACCCCACCCCGAGATGACTACTCCAGACCACAGAAGATTGAAAGGAAGCCCAAGCCCAAAAGGGAGCCACAACCAGAGCCCGAATGGACTCCACTCAACCGGCCCCGGGCCGACATCTTGAGAGAAGTCAAGGGAAAGCCCTTTTAATACCCCCCGAAGCCGCTGTTGGCACCCCCCGAGAATAAGGCCCGAGACAAACATTGCGGGTACCACGAAAATCATGGCCACACCACGGAGAACTGCTTCTCTTTCAAAATGTTCATTGAAGATCAGATCAAAAAGGGCAACATGAACCAGTACCTACAAAGAAGACTTGATGACAGAGATAAGCCCTCTGGTGGCGGGAAACATGTGGTCAACATGATTTTTGGAGGAACCTCCTCCCCACCCCGGAGTCCAGACGAGGGCAATGATGTCCTGATGATCCAGCCTGTTGAAGATGAGCGCATATATTTCTCCAATACCGATTATGAAGGCCTGGATCCCGAGCACAACCAAGCCCTGGTCGTGACTCTCGACATCACCGACAATGAGGTACAAAGAATTCTGGTTGATAATGGTTCCTCAGCTAACATTGTTTTTGAGCATACCCTTAACAGGATGAAGTTGGGACACCTCCGCATGGATCCATGCCTCGAAGACCCTCTCTATAGATTCGAGAATAATATGATCCCGATCCGCGGGGTAATATACCTCCCCATGGTCTTTGGTGCCGCACCCCGGCAGGTATCTCATATCATGAAGTTCTACGTGATAAGTGGTGCATCCTCTTATAACATGATTCTGGGAAGACCCACCATCACCAAGCTTCGGGCCATCCCGTCTACAATCCACCTGAAGCTGAAGTTTCCCACCTCGGGAGGCATCAGAGAACTTAGGGGGGACCGGGGCACTTCGGGAAAATGCTACGGACAGGCGCTGGTCATGGCCGAAACTGATCCAGAAAACAGAAAGAAGGCAATGGCCTTACCCAAAGGCCAAAGCCGCAAGAAGCATCGTGAATATTTCAGCAAAAGGCTAAAGTTGGACGTTAACATGATAGAGGATTCGGGATACAGCGTAACCAACGCCGACGCCCGGATACAAAAATTCATGGAAATAAGAGAGAAAACCAAGGTAGAACCTGCTGCCTAGACGGTGGAGATAAAATTAGACCCCGGGAACCCCACCCGGAAGTTGAAAATTGGAAAAGGCCTAGAGACATCCTTCCAGGAAGAGCTCATCTCGCTGTTAAGGGAATTTGCGTATGTATTCGCATGGGCGCCGGAAGATATGCCAGGGATCGATCAGTCCGTGGCAATGCACAGTCTGGATGTAGACCCGAGGAAAAAACCGATCAAACAGAAAAGGAGAAACTTTGCCCCCGAACGACAGCAAGCAATAGACGAAGAAATAGAGAAACTACTCAGGGCCGACATCATCTGCGAAATCAAGTATCCCGAATGGCTCGCCAATGTGGTGCTAGTCAAGAAACcgaatggaaagtggagaatgtgtgtcGACTACACAAGCCTCAACGCTGCATGTCCCAAAGATTCCTATCCCGTCCCAAACACTGATCAGCTAATTGACGCAACTTCGGGCCACACCATGCTCAGCTTTATGGATGCCTTTTCGGGATATAACCAGGTCCGCATGAATCCCGAAGACATCGCCAAAACAACCTTCATCACTCATAGGGCAGTCTATGCCTTCATCATGATGCCTTTCCGGCTCATCAACGCCGGAGCCacctgataagtggcattttataccacttagaacgtcttataatagcttaaattagtgtcttgaaatcaagtattttgtgtatttgatgcgtttttctagtgtttgtgcatttcagggtattagttgcatttcgggagagaattTATCAATAATAAGCCCTGGTATGTGTTCaacatt is a genomic window containing:
- the LOC141714857 gene encoding uncharacterized protein LOC141714857, which produces MFIEDQIKKGNMNQYLQRRLDDRDKPSGGGKHVVNMIFGGTSSPPRSPDEGNDVLMIQPVEDERIYFSNTDYEGLDPEHNQALVVTLDITDNEVQRILVDNGSSANIVFEHTLNRMKLGHLRMDPCLEDPLYRFENNMIPIRGVIYLPMVFGAAPRQVSHIMKFYVISGASSYNMILGRPTITKLRAIPSTIHLKLKFPTSGGIRELRGDRGTSGKCYGQALVMAETDPENRKKAMALPKGQSRKKHREYFSKRLKLDVNMIEDSGYSVTNADARIQKFMEIREKTKVEPAA